One window of Colius striatus isolate bColStr4 chromosome 16, bColStr4.1.hap1, whole genome shotgun sequence genomic DNA carries:
- the PSMF1 gene encoding proteasome inhibitor PI31 subunit: MAGLEPLYAWARAAVSRPQDALICAVHWELVRHGYRCLGNGDQAGPDERRSELLPAGWEANKELYTLRYQALAGARELLLKAIMVDDSMILNVMDCSSQKVADVTLSVADYINPEHLDDFHKVYKNTEELRTRIASGIIAPLGIPTEKAPKEPEAGEKDPDLLRDSHPLRDPPRQPLGARPPSWPSPVNPFAVGGEDLDPFGGRSGGMVLDPLRSGFPRPGIDPSSGIPGRLPPGAVPPGARFDPFSPVGTGRAGPDPDHLPPPGYDDMFM; the protein is encoded by the exons ATGGCGGGGCTGGAGCCGCTGTACGCCTGGGCTCGGGCCGCCGTGTCGCGGCCGCAGGACGCGCTGATCTGTGCCGTGCACTGGGAGCTGGTCCGGCACGGCTACCGCTGCCTCGGCAACGGCGACCAG GCAGGTCCTGATGAGAGGAGGTCGGAGCTGTTGCCCGCTGGCTGGGAGGCCAACAAGGAGCTGTACACGCTGCGCTACCAGGCGCTGGCCGGGGCCCGTGAGCTGCTGCTCAAGGCCATCATGGTGGACGACAGTATGATCCTCAATGTCATG GATTGCAGTTCTCAGAAGGTGGCAGATGTGACCTTGTCAGTGGCTGACTACATCAACCCAGAGCATCTGGATGATTTCCACAA agtGTACAAGAACACTGAGGAGCTGAGGACCAGGATTGCTTCGGGCATCATTGCTCCCCTCGGAATCCCCACAGAAAAAGCCCCAAAGGAGCCTGAGGCTGGGGAGAAGGATCCTGACCTGCTCCGGGATTCCCACCCCCTGAGGGACCCTCCCCGGCAGCCGCTGGGCGCGAGGCCACCGTCCTG GCCTTCCCCCGTGAACCCCTTCGCTGTCGGCGGGGAAGACCTGGACCCTTTTGG AGGCCGCAGCGGGGGAATGGTGCTGGATCCTCTGCGCTCCGGCTTCCCCCGGCCCGGCATCGACCCTTCCTCGGGCATCCCCGGCCGCCTGCCCCCGGGCGCCGTCCCGCCGGGCGCCAGATTCGACCCCTTCAGCCCGGTGGGCACCGGCAGGGCTGG GCCGGATCCCGACCACCTTCCCCCTCCGGGCTACGACGACATGTTCATGTGA